A region from the Rhodothermus sp. genome encodes:
- a CDS encoding methylmalonyl-CoA mutase family protein, translated as MEPRVYKPKHRIRFVTAASLFDGHDAAINLIRRLLQASGAEVIHLGHNRSVHEIVETAIQEDVQGIAVSSYQGGHMEFFKYMIDLLRERGAAHIKVFGGGGGVIVPEEIRELEAYGVCKIFSPEDGLRMGLQGMVNYMLEQCDFPTVRQLEEEAWERVRQRDKKALARVLTAIESRLLEHVPAHLIPEPAGGDGVPAAEVRTAPVVGITGTGGAGKSTLTDELIRRFLNDFEDLHIAVLSVDPTRRRTGGALLGDRIRMNALYGEHGDRVYMRSFATRRAHRSISESLKEAIEVCRAAGFDLIFIETAGIGQSDTEIVDLADVTLYVMTQDYGASTQLEKIDMLDLADLIVLNKFEKRGSQDALRDIRKQVQRNRGAFDQPLEAMPVFPTMASHFNDPGTTRLYLALLELLNERFRFGRTSRLFKPDELPEVDPEKLAIIPPKRERYLGEIVETCRNYRKWVEAQVAYARKWGEAVGARRQVEHWAPEDREVLLERLDQMIRHWWDKLDARCKRILEEWDATAERYRQETFTYKVRDREISTPLYHTSLAGTRVPRVALPRYEDPGERLRFALLENLPGYFPYTAGVYPFKRTEEEPTRMFAGEGTPERTNRRFHYISEGMAAKRLSTAFDSVTLYGRDPDERPDIYGKIGNAGVSICTLDDMKKLYSGFNLCDPKTSVSMTINGPAPMILAMFLNTAIDQQVEYYLREIGRWEEVERVLAERLGDDRPRYVPFGPQGRLDSLPPTHDGTGLGLLGTNGAELVEWGLLDRETYENIKARALSVVRGTVQADILKEDQAQNTCIFSTEFALRLMGDVQQYFIDHKIRNFYSVSISGYHIAEAGANPITQLALTLANGFTYVEYYLSRGMHIDDFAPNLSFFFSNGMDPEYSVIGRVARRIWAVAMRDRYGANERSQKLKYHIQTSGRSLHAKEIAFNDIRTTLQALMAIYDNCNSLHTNAYDEAITTPTEESVRRAIAIQLIINKELGLAKNENPLQGSFIIEELTDLVEEAVLQEFERLDRRGGVLGAMESMYQRGKIQEESLLYERKKHSGELPIIGVNTFLPKNGESHDAPTALMRSHEAEKRHQLESLRAFQRRHAHRAPRMLERLQQVARRGENVFAELMETVRYCSLGQITQALFEVGGEYRRNM; from the coding sequence ATGGAACCGCGTGTCTATAAACCCAAGCACCGCATTCGTTTTGTTACAGCTGCCAGCCTCTTCGATGGGCACGACGCTGCCATTAACCTGATTCGTCGGTTGCTGCAGGCCAGTGGGGCTGAAGTCATTCACCTGGGGCATAACCGTTCCGTACATGAGATTGTCGAGACGGCCATTCAGGAGGATGTGCAGGGGATAGCGGTCTCGAGCTACCAGGGCGGACATATGGAGTTCTTTAAATACATGATTGACCTGTTGCGTGAGCGGGGTGCTGCGCACATCAAAGTCTTCGGTGGGGGCGGTGGCGTGATCGTGCCCGAGGAAATCCGAGAGCTGGAAGCCTATGGTGTCTGCAAGATCTTTTCGCCGGAAGACGGGCTGCGCATGGGGTTGCAGGGGATGGTCAACTACATGCTGGAACAGTGCGACTTCCCAACGGTGCGCCAGCTTGAGGAGGAGGCATGGGAACGCGTCCGGCAGCGCGACAAAAAAGCGCTGGCCCGCGTGCTGACAGCAATCGAATCGCGGCTGCTGGAGCATGTACCGGCCCATCTGATTCCTGAGCCGGCCGGAGGGGATGGGGTGCCGGCTGCCGAAGTGCGTACGGCTCCGGTGGTGGGCATCACGGGTACCGGCGGCGCCGGCAAATCGACGCTGACCGATGAGCTGATTCGTCGCTTTTTGAACGACTTTGAGGATCTCCACATTGCGGTGCTTTCGGTCGATCCTACACGGCGACGTACAGGAGGGGCGCTACTGGGCGACCGCATCCGCATGAATGCACTCTACGGCGAGCACGGCGACCGTGTTTACATGCGCTCATTCGCTACGCGCCGGGCCCATCGGTCCATCTCCGAGTCGCTGAAGGAGGCGATCGAAGTGTGCCGGGCGGCCGGCTTCGATTTGATCTTTATCGAGACGGCTGGTATTGGCCAGAGCGATACGGAAATTGTAGATCTAGCCGACGTAACCCTCTATGTGATGACGCAGGACTACGGTGCCTCGACCCAGCTCGAAAAAATCGACATGCTGGATCTGGCAGATCTGATTGTGCTGAATAAGTTCGAAAAACGAGGCAGCCAGGATGCCCTGCGGGATATTCGCAAACAGGTACAGCGCAACCGGGGCGCCTTCGATCAGCCGCTGGAGGCCATGCCGGTCTTCCCGACCATGGCCTCGCATTTTAACGATCCAGGCACGACACGCCTCTACCTGGCACTGCTTGAGCTGCTCAACGAACGTTTTCGCTTTGGAAGGACCTCTCGCCTGTTTAAGCCGGATGAACTTCCCGAGGTGGATCCCGAAAAACTGGCCATCATTCCTCCGAAGCGAGAGCGCTACCTGGGCGAAATTGTTGAGACCTGTCGTAACTATCGAAAGTGGGTCGAAGCACAGGTAGCCTATGCCCGAAAGTGGGGGGAGGCGGTAGGGGCCCGGCGCCAGGTAGAACACTGGGCGCCTGAGGACCGAGAGGTGCTGCTGGAGCGGTTGGATCAGATGATTCGCCACTGGTGGGACAAGCTTGATGCCCGTTGCAAGCGCATTCTGGAGGAATGGGATGCGACGGCCGAACGCTACCGCCAGGAGACGTTCACCTATAAGGTACGTGACAGGGAGATCTCTACACCGCTTTATCACACGTCGCTGGCTGGCACCCGGGTGCCGCGGGTAGCACTTCCGCGCTATGAAGACCCGGGCGAACGCCTGCGCTTTGCGCTGCTGGAGAATCTGCCTGGCTACTTTCCCTATACGGCCGGTGTATACCCCTTCAAACGTACGGAAGAGGAACCGACGCGCATGTTTGCGGGCGAGGGGACGCCCGAGCGTACCAACCGTCGCTTCCACTACATTTCCGAAGGCATGGCAGCCAAGCGCCTGTCAACCGCCTTCGACTCTGTCACACTCTACGGACGTGATCCGGATGAGCGCCCGGATATCTATGGTAAAATCGGCAACGCCGGTGTCTCGATCTGCACGCTCGACGATATGAAGAAGCTCTATTCGGGCTTTAACCTGTGTGATCCGAAAACGAGCGTGTCGATGACCATCAACGGACCGGCGCCTATGATCCTGGCTATGTTCTTGAACACAGCCATTGATCAGCAGGTGGAGTATTACCTGCGAGAGATCGGGCGCTGGGAAGAGGTCGAACGGGTCCTTGCCGAGCGGCTGGGCGACGACCGCCCGCGTTACGTGCCCTTTGGCCCGCAGGGACGCCTCGATAGCCTGCCCCCTACGCACGATGGCACGGGACTGGGCCTGCTGGGCACCAATGGTGCAGAGTTAGTCGAATGGGGACTGCTTGACCGAGAAACTTACGAGAACATCAAAGCCCGGGCGCTCTCCGTGGTACGAGGCACCGTGCAGGCCGATATCCTGAAAGAGGATCAGGCGCAGAATACCTGCATTTTTTCGACCGAGTTTGCCCTGCGTCTGATGGGCGACGTGCAACAGTATTTTATCGATCACAAGATCCGTAACTTCTATTCGGTTTCCATTTCAGGCTACCACATTGCCGAAGCTGGCGCCAATCCAATCACGCAGTTGGCCCTGACATTGGCCAACGGCTTCACCTATGTGGAATACTACCTGAGCCGGGGCATGCATATCGACGACTTTGCGCCGAACCTGTCCTTCTTCTTCTCAAACGGCATGGATCCGGAATACAGCGTGATCGGACGGGTTGCCCGGCGTATCTGGGCAGTGGCGATGCGCGACCGCTACGGTGCCAATGAGCGCAGTCAGAAGCTCAAGTACCATATTCAGACTTCCGGACGCAGTCTGCACGCCAAAGAGATTGCCTTCAACGATATTCGCACGACCCTACAGGCACTGATGGCCATCTACGATAACTGCAACTCACTACACACCAATGCTTACGATGAAGCCATCACGACGCCGACGGAAGAAAGTGTACGCCGCGCCATCGCCATTCAGCTCATCATCAACAAGGAGCTCGGGCTGGCAAAGAATGAAAACCCGCTGCAGGGGAGCTTTATCATCGAAGAATTGACCGATCTGGTCGAAGAGGCAGTACTGCAAGAGTTCGAACGGCTCGACCGCCGCGGCGGCGTACTCGGAGCGATGGAGTCGATGTATCAGCGCGGCAAGATTCAGGAAGAATCCCTGTTGTATGAGCGCAAAAAGCATAGCGGTGAGCTGCCGATCATTGGGGTGAATACGTTTCTGCCGAAAAACGGTGAGTCGCATGACGCACCCACGGCCCTGATGCGCTCGCACGAAGCAGAAAAGCGGCATCAGCTCGAAAGTCTGCGGGCCTTCCAGCGACGCCATGCGCATCGGGCACCGCGTATGCTGGAACGCCTCCAGCAGGTAGCCCGTCGGGGTGAGAATGTCTTCGCCGAGTTGATGGAGACCGTGCGCTACTGCTCGCTGGGCCAGATCACCCAGGCCCTGTTCGAAGTAGGCGGTGAGTATCGCCGAAATATGTAA